Within the Amaranthus tricolor cultivar Red isolate AtriRed21 chromosome 15, ASM2621246v1, whole genome shotgun sequence genome, the region ttcattcttcatcgttcattcgtcagtgaccatcaatccttgttcattcttcatcgttcattcgtcattgacaatcaatccttgttcattcttaatcgttcattcttcattgattattgatccttgttcattcttcatcgtccattcgtcattgatcaataaaaaaccaacttagTAATCTTTTTTTATCATTGCCAACTCAAGAAGTAAAGTAATTGAATTGATTGACGAGTGGATAGATGCTTGAAAGAGTTCTATGGTGTGGAAACTTCTTCGAtctttttgaaatgaaaaagaaatagTAAACCTCATCCATTTTTAACACGTAAAACCCGATATGAAAGAAATCGATAAAGCACAACAAAATCAAATCTATTTCCTATCATCTAGATTTCATTTCGTTTCGAATCGAAATATAAACATGGGAATTAGttaaatatttcttttattgacatttctttattatctttaattaaaaatgaaaaacactTTCTGGAGCGATCTATAAATCTAAAACAAATGATACAGTTTTATTCCTCAACTAAAAACTCAATGAGtaattaattaaggaatatTTCTAGAGTCCACTTCTTCCCCATACTACAAGTGAAAGAGAAAACGTAAAGACTACCATTAAAGCAGCCCAAGCGAGACTTACAATATCCATGTGAATTATGTCCCCTATTTCTATGAATATGAAGGAATTATTCCATTATTGTTTACTAATAATAGTGAAATCCATGGTACAGAGTCAAAATTTTTTGGACTATCCATTTTGTACTATTAATTTAATGAACCAATCTAATACCTTAAGTACTCAGCGACTTTTTTGAGTTTGTATACAAACTCTATTTCGTCTTTCTTTTCCACAATTACTAATCCCCCCCGCTGACCAGTCAGTAACCAAAATGGAAGGGAATGAATGGGTCTCACGGTATTCCTTCCACTATTTACTAAAGTAAAAATCTTTCTATCCACAAGAATTTACAGAACTTTCACTTTTGAGAACTCTCGTATACTTAGAATAAAGTATGTATCAAGAAACCTCCTCCTCTCTTTCCCTTCGACTGGAGAATAATCCGCGAGTTCTAGGTTATATGAGTTATAGTAGTCGATAGTCGATAAGggatttatagttttttgttttgttaattaGAACCAGGCGACACCCGGATTTGAACTGGGGAACAAGGATTTGCAGTCCTCCGCCTTACCACTCGGCCATGCCGCCAAAACGATACAAAAtagaataaacaaaaatattatttgggATGGAttactgaattttttttttatttattgtactTGCATTTTGAATCCCTTTTCCTTGCTATCCCTTACTAAAACCTAAAACtaaaatctttcttttgttttttatttttgattcgaTCGATACCAAAAAATATGGACTTTCagttaaaaaagtaaaaattcatgATAAACATGAGAAATTGGAACCATTAACTATTGACTTAATTGCAATTTCATGAACGATTCCTcaattttgatttcaaattaTGTTTACCTAATGACATAAGAAAATCAATATGATAACCCTTGACAAAGCACTGTGTtcagtcttggaatatcctccATATATCTTCGTGTCCAATCCATTCCATTGCATTCACCACGCACACAtacatcaattggtatcagagcaaggacGTGTAGGGCTTGAATTTCATCCTCATTCATTGGTGAAGACGAATTCTTTGTTTGAACAATCAGAGGAATCAAGAATTCAGAGAACTAGGGCGATTTTTCTTTACTGACTGCCCAAAACTGATGAAATCCGGGTACcttggtaagttgtcttcgaaaacctatcaagattcttttatttGGCTCTCATCTTTCACCAAATTATCAATAACTATCCTATATTCATTAAACCACATCATTTGTGCACTTTTTCTTACGTTTCATAGGTTTCTTGATTGACCCATTTCATTGTTGTTTCTCAAAGTACAGTAGAGTCTCATTTGTACTTTTCTTCTGTATTTTCATTGTGTCTctttcatttttgagtctttttcattgtttctttttttcattttgggtatttttgagTCTAACTTTTTATTCAGTCTTGTGGTGTAGTCATTGGAgttgtggaaaaaaagatgcgcaagtgttttaGACCAAAGGTCACAAAACAGTTCAGATTGGATGTTTggaggaattttttttaattgtgatCAAACTAGACCACGTATTTGAGTATTTccaatttggggtgtttgtagacatcttgagGTGTGTTGTCACCAAGTTTCATCATACTTGGAGTTGGTTTGGTCGGGTTTTCAATAGCAAACATTTCATACTGATTTCTGAATTTGGCTGTTTGGTTCTGATTTGCCTCCTGTCTTGTGCACACATCAATATTACTAGTAGTTGTTGCGGTGTTTTTGGGGTTATGTGTAGAAAGCATGCAAGGAGAGggtcaagaattgaggacaattctttttccaagaaggggagattgaaccatattggttcaGATCTTGGTAGCTTGGCAATAAGTGGAAGAATGGACGTGTGTTGTTCAACCATATGCACATGCATCTCCCAAGTTATTCTGATTCTGCACTTAGTAATTCACCCATGGATCTTGAATGTAATGAGAGCCAAGACAGCTAGGAAGGGGGGTGaattgatcatggaagaatagatacaaaggcAAGAACAAGGAAAGCCAACAACATACACAGAACACTAAAAACAGTAGCAGAACAGCACAGCCGCAAACCAGCCGCAAACCAAGCCTTGACCATGAAGCTTTAGacctaaccaatcatggggacgtgatctctatacataggcctagccataaaggtccaagatTCATGCTAATAGTGCACACAGCTCTCTGAAATCCGTGCACAAGGTCCTCCAGTCAGCAGGTCGATGCTGAGATCAGAACTGGTGTTCTGACTTGGTGACCAGGTGACCTTGCAAGGGATGTCCCGAGCTAACCCACACACTTTGGGAGACATGAAGGATAaaaatggaatctctatacttggatctttccatcaagaccttAATTGCCTCTTATCCATCACGGGAAGACCCAAAGAAATGGAGCTGAAGGTCGAGTGTTCAGCGGATAGTGCAGCAAAATAAGAAttctgttttctgatttttgatccTTAAAATGTGCACATGTTAGTCACGTGATACTTTTTAGCCGTTATTCTTGTTTGGGGGCGTGTCATAAGCCTTGTCATTGTATTTCCCACTTcccatatgtctatatatagatGGCTCATTCATTGTAAACAAGTTAGTTGATTTTAATGAAAACATTTCAGAAAAAATtcagtgtttgaattttttttcaattgcctttgcaattgggttacttgggccagtttgccctcCGTTGATTGTGCATCctcttgatcagtcttcaagattgcacttcaacctatccaagaacattgaacattcccttgattaatcaaaggaattTGTCATTGTTGCGTTGAAAAGGGGCTTGGCAGTCCAACCCTTGACAAAGCACTGTGTtcagtcttggaatatcctccATATATCTTCGTGTCCAATCCATTCCATTGCATTCACCACGCACACATACAtcacttcattgatcattgatccttgttcattcttcatcgttcattcgtcattgatcattgatccttattcattcttcatcgttcattcttcattgatcattgatccttgttcattcttcatggttcattcttcattgatcattgatccttgttcattcttcatcgttcattcttcattgatcattgatccatgttcattcttcatcgttcattcttcattgatcattgatccttgttcattcttcatcgttcattcgtcattgaccattgatcctttttcattcttcatcgttcattattcattgatccttgatccttgttcattcttcatcgttcattcttcattgatcatttatccttgttcattcttcatcgttcattcgtcattgatcattgatccttattcattctttatcgttcattcttcattgatcattgatccttgttcattcttcatcgttcattcttcattgatcattgatccttgttcattgttcatcattcatttttcattgatcattgatccttgttcattcttcatcgttctttcgtcattgaccattaatccttgttcattcttcatcgttcattcttcattgatcattgatccttattcattcttcttcgttcattcgtcattgatcattgatccttgttcattcttcatggttcattcttcattaatcattgatccttgttcattcttcattgatcattgatccttgttcattcttcatcgttcattcgtcattgatcattgatccttgttcattcttcatcgttcattcgtcattgaccattaatccttgttcattcttcatcgttcattcttcattgatcattgatccttgttcattcttcatcgttcattcgtcattgatcattgaaccttgttcattcttcatcgttcattcgtcattgatcattgatccttgttcattcttcatcgttcattcgtcattgaccattaatccttgttcattcttcatcgttcattcttcattgatcattgatccttgttcattcttcatcgttcattcgtcattgatcattgatccttgttcattcttcatcgttcattcgtcattgatcattgatccttattcattttttatcgttcattcttcattgatcattgatccttgttcattcttcatcgttcattcttcattgatcattgatccttgttcattcttcatcgttcattcttcattgatcattgatccttgttcattcttcatcgttcattcgtcattgaccattaatccttgttcattcttcatcgttcattcttcattgatcattgatccttgttcattcttcatggttcattcttcattgattattgatccttgttcattcttcatctttcattcttcattgatcattgatccttgttcattcttcattgatcattgatccttgttcattcttcatcgttcattcgtcattgaccattaatccttgttcattcttcatcgttcattcttcattgatcattgatccttgttcattcttcatcgttcattcgtcattgaccattgatcctttttcattcttcatcgttcattcgccattgatcattgatccttgttcattcttcattgatcattgatccttgttcattcttcatcattcattcgtcattgaccattaatccttgttcattcttcatcattcattcttcaattatcattgatccttgttcattcttcatcgttcattcgtcattgaccattaatccttgttcattcttcatcgttcattcttcattgatcattgatccttgttcattcttcatcgttcattcgtcattgatcattgatccttcttcattcttcatcgttcattcttcattgatcattgatccttgttcattcttcatcgttcattcttcattgatcattgatccttgttcattcttcatcgttcattcgtcattgaccattaatccttgttcattcttcatcgttcattcttcattgatcattgatccttgttcattcttcatggttcattcttcattgattattgatccttgttcattcttcatctttcattctttattgatcattgatccttgttcattcttcattgatcattgatccttgttcattcttcatcgttcattcgtcattaatcattgatccttgttcattcttcatcgttcattcgtcattgaacattaatccttgttcattcttcatcgttcattcttcattgatcattgatccttgttcattcttcatcgttcattcgtcattgatcattgatccttgttcattcttcatcgttcattcgtcattgatcattgatccttattcattttttatcgttcattcttcattgatcattgatccttgttcattcttcatcgttcaatcttcattgatcattgatccttgttcattcttcatcgttcattcttcattgatcattgatccttgttcattcttcatcgttcattcgtcattgaccattaatccttgttcattcttcatcgttcattcttcattgatcattgatccttgttcattcttcatggttcattcttcattgattattgatccttgttcattcttcatctttcattcttcattgatcattgatccttgttcattcttcattgatcattgatccttgttcattcttcatcgttcattcgtcattgatcattgatccttgttcattcttcatcgttcattcgtcattgaccattaatccttgttcattcttcatcgttcattcttcattgatcattgatccttgttcattcttcatcgttcattcgtcattgaccattgatcctttttcattcttcatcgttcattcgccattgatcattgatccttgttcattcttcattgatcattgatccttgttcattcttcatcgttcattcgtcattgtccattaatccttgttcattcttcatcgttcattcttcattgatcattgatcaatgaagaatgaacgatgaagaatgaacaaggattaatggtcaatgacgaatgaacgatgaagaatgaacaaggatcaatgatcaatgaa harbors:
- the LOC130801148 gene encoding uncharacterized protein LOC130801148, whose translation is MKSGYLDILRCVVTKFHHTWSWFGRVFNSKHFILISEFGCLVLICLLSCAHINITSSCCGVFGVMCRKHARRGSRIEDNSFSKKGRLNHIGSDLGSLAISGRMDVCCSTICTCISQVILILHLVIHPWILNVMRAKTARKGGMSRANPHTLGDMKDKNGISILGSFHQDLNCLLSITGRPKEMELKVECSADSAAK